One Neomonachus schauinslandi chromosome 9, ASM220157v2, whole genome shotgun sequence DNA segment encodes these proteins:
- the AP3B2 gene encoding AP-3 complex subunit beta-2 isoform X4 has protein sequence MSAAPAYGEDKGGSAGPGEPEYGHDPASGGIFSSDYKRHDDLKEMLDTNKDSLKLEAMKRIVAMIARGKNASDLFPAVVKNVACKNIEVKKLVYVYLVRYAEEQQDLALLSISTFQRGLKEPGAMAAANRSHSSP, from the exons ATGTCGGCCGCCCCCGCCTACGGCGAGGACAAGGGCGGCTCCGCCGGCCCCGGGGAGCCCGAGTACGGCCACGACCCGGCGAGCGGCGGCATCTTCTCCTCCGACTACAAGCG GCATGACGACCTGAAGGAGATGCTAGACACCAACAAGGATTCCCTCAAGCTGGAGGCCATGAAGAGGATTGTGGCC ATGATCGCCCGGGGAAAGAATGCCTCAGACCTGTTTCCTGCTGTGGTGAAGAACGTGGCCTGCAAGAACATAGAG GTGAAGAAGCTTGTCTACGTGTACCTGGTGCGCTATGCCGAAGAGCAACAGGACCTGGCCCTGCTGTCCATCTCCACCTTCCAACGGGGCCTCAAG GAGCCTGGGGCAATGGCTGCCGCAAACAGGAGCCACTCGAGCCCCTGA
- the AP3B2 gene encoding AP-3 complex subunit beta-2 isoform X2 encodes MSAAPAYGEDKGGSAGPGEPEYGHDPASGGIFSSDYKRHDDLKEMLDTNKDSLKLEAMKRIVAMIARGKNASDLFPAVVKNVACKNIEVKKLVYVYLVRYAEEQQDLALLSISTFQRGLKDPNQLIRASALRVLSSIRVPIIVPIMMLAIKEAASDMSPYVRKTAAHAIPKLYSLDSDQKDQLIEVIEKLLADKTTLVAGSVVMAFEEVCPERIDLIHKNYRKLCNLLIDVEEWGQVVIISMLTRYARTQFLSPTQNESLLEENPEKAFYGSEDDEAKGPGSEEAATTALPARKPYVMDPDHRLLLRNTKPLLQSRSAAVVMAVAQLYFHLAPKAEVGVIAKALVRLLRSHSEVQYVVLQNVATMSIKRRGMFEPYLKSFYIRSTDPTQIKILKLEVLTNLANETNIPTVLREFQTYIRSMDKDFVAATIQAIGRCATNIGRVRDTCLNGLVQLLSNRDELVVAESVVVIKKLLQMQPAQHGEIIKHLAKLTDNIQVPMARASILWLIGEYCEHVPKIAPDVLRKMAKSFTAEEDIVKLQVINLAAKLYLTNSRQTKLLTQYVLSLAKYDQNYDIRDRARFTRQLIVPSEQGGALSRHAKKLFLAPKPAPVLESSFKDRDHFQLGSLSHLLNAKATGYQELPDWPEEAPDPSVRNVEVPEWTKCSNREKRKEKEKPFYSDSEGESGPTESADSDPGSESASDSKSSDQSGSEESSSESESEDQEEEKGRSSESEQSEEEGGKRKMKKRKKVAEGQGDGSSSDEGSGSSSSSSESERTSETEGEQVEPAPWRKKTPPSGKSAPVAKEISLLDLEDFTPPSVQPVSPSTIVSTSLATDLEGLTLTDSPLVPSLLSPASGVGRQELLHRAAGEGLAVDYTFSRQPFPGDPHMVSVHIHFSNSSDTPIKGLHVGTPKLPAGISIQEFPEIESLAPGESVTAVMGINFCDSTQAANFQLCTQTRQFYVSIQPPVGELMAPVFMSENEFKKEQGKLTGMSEVTEKLTLPDTCRSDHIVVQKVTTIANLGRVPCGASDEYRFAGRTLTSGSLVLLTLDARPTGAAQLTINSEKMVIGTMLVKDVVQALTQ; translated from the exons ATGTCGGCCGCCCCCGCCTACGGCGAGGACAAGGGCGGCTCCGCCGGCCCCGGGGAGCCCGAGTACGGCCACGACCCGGCGAGCGGCGGCATCTTCTCCTCCGACTACAAGCG GCATGACGACCTGAAGGAGATGCTAGACACCAACAAGGATTCCCTCAAGCTGGAGGCCATGAAGAGGATTGTGGCC ATGATCGCCCGGGGAAAGAATGCCTCAGACCTGTTTCCTGCTGTGGTGAAGAACGTGGCCTGCAAGAACATAGAG GTGAAGAAGCTTGTCTACGTGTACCTGGTGCGCTATGCCGAAGAGCAACAGGACCTGGCCCTGCTGTCCATCTCCACCTTCCAACGGGGCCTCAAG GACCCCAACCAGCTGATTCGTGCCAGTGCCCTGCGTGTCCTCTCTAGCATCCGGGTGCCCATCATCGTGCCCATCATGATGCTGGCCATCAAAGAAGCTGCCTCGGACATGTCACCCTATGTACGGAAAACAGCTGCTCATGCCATCCCTAAACTCTACAG TTTGGATTCTGACCAGAAGGACCAGCTGATCGAGGTCATTGAGAAGCTTCTGGCCGACAAGACCACG CTGGTGGCGGGCAGCGTGGTGATGGCCTTCGAGGAGGTCTGCCCGGAGCGCATCGACCTGATTCACAAGAACTACCGGAAACTCTGCAACCTGCTCATCGACGTGGAGGAGTGGGGCCAGGTGGTCATCATCAGCATGCTCACCCGCTACGCGCGCACGCAGTTCCTGAGCCCCACCCAGAAC GAATCTCTGCTGGAGGAGAACCCCGAGAAAGCCTTCTACGGCTCGGAAGACGATGAGGCCAAGGGCCCCGGCTCGGAGGAGGCGGCCACCACAGCGCTGCCCGCCCGCAAGCCCTACGTCATGGACCCCGACCACCGGCTGCTGCTGCGCAACACGAAGCCGCTGTTGCAGAGCCGCAGCGCCGCCGTGGTCATGGCGGTGGCACAGCTCTACTTCCACCTGGCGCCCAAGGCGGAGGTGGGCGTCATCGCCAAGGCGCTGGTGCGCCTGCTGCGCAGCCACAG TGAGGTGCAGTACGTGGTGCTCCAGAACGTGGCCACCATGTCCATCAAGCGCCGG GGTATGTTCGAGCCCTACCTGAAGAGCTTCTACATCAGATCCACCGACCCGACCCAGATCAAGATCCTGAAG CTGGAAGTGTTGACCAACCTGGCCAACGAGACCAACATCCCTACTGTCCTGCGGGAATTCCAG ACCTACATCCGCAGCATGGACAAGGACTTTGTAGCCGCCACGATCCAGGCCATCGGACGCTGTGCAACTAACATAGGCCGAGTCCGTGACACCTGCCTCAATGGCCTGGTGCAGCTGCTTTCCAACCGTGACG AGCTTGTGGTGGCAGAGTCCGTGGTTGTCATCAAGAAGCTGCTGCAGATGCAGCCCGCACAGCACGGAGAGATCATCAAACACCTGGCGAAGCTCACAGACAACATCCAG GTGCCCATGGCCCGAGCCAGCATCCTGTGGCTCATCGGTGAGTACTGTGAGCATGTCCCCAAGATTGCACCTGACGTCCTGAGGAAAATGGCCAAGTCCTTCACAGCAGAGGAGGACATTGTCAAGCTGCAGGTCATCAATCTGGCAGCCAAGCTCTACCTGACCAACTCTAGGCAG ACTAAGCTGCTGACCCAGTATGTGCTGAGTCTGGCCAAGTACGACCAGAACTATGATATCCGTGACCGAGCACGCTTCACCCGGCAGCTGATTGTCCCATCAGAGCAGGGGGGTGCCCTCAGCCGCCATGCCAAGAAGCTCTTCCTGGCACCCAAACCAGCCCCCGTCTTGGAGTCATCCTTCAAAG ACCGGGACCACTTCCAACTGGGCTCACTGTCCCACCTCCTCAATGCCAAGGCCACAGGCTACCAGGAGCTCCCAGACTGGCCAGAGGAAGCTCCAGACCCGTCTGTGCGAAACGTGGAG GTACCTGAATGGACCAAGTGCTCAAAtcgagagaaaaggaaggagaaggagaaacccTTCTACTCGGACTCTGAGGGGGAGTCAGGCCCCACAGAGTCTGCAGACAGCG ATCCCGGGTCCGAGAGCGCCTCGGACAGTAAGAGCAGCGACCAGAGTGGCTCCGAGGAGTCCAGCAGTGAGTCTGAGAGTGAAgaccaggaggaggagaaagggaggagcagTGAGAG TGAACAGAGTgaggaggaaggtgggaagaggaagatgaagaagaggaagaaggtggCCGAGGGACAAGGAGACGGTTCATCCTCAGATGAGGGCAGTGGTTCCAGCAGTAGCTCATCAGAGTCTGAGAGGACATCAGAGACAGAGGGGGAGCAGGTGGAACCTGCtccttggaggaaaaaaaca cCTCCCAGTGGCAAAAGTGCCCCGGTAGCCAAGGAGATCTCCCTGCTTGACCTAGAGGACT TCACCCCGCCCAGTGTCcagcctgtgtctccctccacAATTGTGTCCACCAGTCTGGCTACTGACCTGGAGGGCCTGACCCTCACAGACTCCCCACTGGTGCCCTCG ctgcTGAGTCCAGCGTCAGGTGTTGGGAGGCAGGAACTGTTACACCGTGCAGCTGGTGAGGGGCTGGCTGTGGACTACACCTTCAGCCGCCAGCCTTTCCCGGGGGACCCCCACATGGTATCTGTGCACATCCACTTCTCCAACAGCTCTGATACCCCCATCAAGGGCCTGCACGTGGGCACCCCCAAACTGCCCGCCGGCATCAGCATCCAGGAATTCCCTGAAATCG AGTCGCTGGCACCTGGAGAATCTGTCACTGCTGTAATGGGCATCAATTTCTGTGACTCAACCCAGGCGGCCAACTTCCAGCTGTG TACCCAAACCCGGCAGTTCTATGTCTCCATCCAGCCACCTGTTGGGGAGCTGATGGCTCCTGTGTTCATGAGCGAGAATGAGTTCAAGAAGGAACAGG GAAAGCTGACAGGCATGAGCGAGGTCACAGAGAAGCTCACGCTGCCAGACACCTGTCGGAGTGACCACATTGTGGTGCAGAAAGTGACTACCATTGCCAACCTGGGTCGTGTCCCTTGTGGGGCATCTGATGAGTACAG
- the AP3B2 gene encoding AP-3 complex subunit beta-2 isoform X1 translates to MSAAPAYGEDKGGSAGPGEPEYGHDPASGGIFSSDYKRHDDLKEMLDTNKDSLKLEAMKRIVAMIARGKNASDLFPAVVKNVACKNIEVKKLVYVYLVRYAEEQQDLALLSISTFQRGLKDPNQLIRASALRVLSSIRVPIIVPIMMLAIKEAASDMSPYVRKTAAHAIPKLYSLDSDQKDQLIEVIEKLLADKTTLVAGSVVMAFEEVCPERIDLIHKNYRKLCNLLIDVEEWGQVVIISMLTRYARTQFLSPTQNESLLEENPEKAFYGSEDDEAKGPGSEEAATTALPARKPYVMDPDHRLLLRNTKPLLQSRSAAVVMAVAQLYFHLAPKAEVGVIAKALVRLLRSHSEVQYVVLQNVATMSIKRRGMFEPYLKSFYIRSTDPTQIKILKLEVLTNLANETNIPTVLREFQTYIRSMDKDFVAATIQAIGRCATNIGRVRDTCLNGLVQLLSNRDELVVAESVVVIKKLLQMQPAQHGEIIKHLAKLTDNIQVPMARASILWLIGEYCEHVPKIAPDVLRKMAKSFTAEEDIVKLQVINLAAKLYLTNSRQTKLLTQYVLSLAKYDQNYDIRDRARFTRQLIVPSEQGGALSRHAKKLFLAPKPAPVLESSFKDRDHFQLGSLSHLLNAKATGYQELPDWPEEAPDPSVRNVEEEDLSLIETHVGLLGEYAEVPEWTKCSNREKRKEKEKPFYSDSEGESGPTESADSDPGSESASDSKSSDQSGSEESSSESESEDQEEEKGRSSESEQSEEEGGKRKMKKRKKVAEGQGDGSSSDEGSGSSSSSSESERTSETEGEQVEPAPWRKKTPPSGKSAPVAKEISLLDLEDFTPPSVQPVSPSTIVSTSLATDLEGLTLTDSPLVPSLLSPASGVGRQELLHRAAGEGLAVDYTFSRQPFPGDPHMVSVHIHFSNSSDTPIKGLHVGTPKLPAGISIQEFPEIESLAPGESVTAVMGINFCDSTQAANFQLCTQTRQFYVSIQPPVGELMAPVFMSENEFKKEQGKLTGMSEVTEKLTLPDTCRSDHIVVQKVTTIANLGRVPCGASDEYRFAGRTLTSGSLVLLTLDARPTGAAQLTINSEKMVIGTMLVKDVVQALTQ, encoded by the exons ATGTCGGCCGCCCCCGCCTACGGCGAGGACAAGGGCGGCTCCGCCGGCCCCGGGGAGCCCGAGTACGGCCACGACCCGGCGAGCGGCGGCATCTTCTCCTCCGACTACAAGCG GCATGACGACCTGAAGGAGATGCTAGACACCAACAAGGATTCCCTCAAGCTGGAGGCCATGAAGAGGATTGTGGCC ATGATCGCCCGGGGAAAGAATGCCTCAGACCTGTTTCCTGCTGTGGTGAAGAACGTGGCCTGCAAGAACATAGAG GTGAAGAAGCTTGTCTACGTGTACCTGGTGCGCTATGCCGAAGAGCAACAGGACCTGGCCCTGCTGTCCATCTCCACCTTCCAACGGGGCCTCAAG GACCCCAACCAGCTGATTCGTGCCAGTGCCCTGCGTGTCCTCTCTAGCATCCGGGTGCCCATCATCGTGCCCATCATGATGCTGGCCATCAAAGAAGCTGCCTCGGACATGTCACCCTATGTACGGAAAACAGCTGCTCATGCCATCCCTAAACTCTACAG TTTGGATTCTGACCAGAAGGACCAGCTGATCGAGGTCATTGAGAAGCTTCTGGCCGACAAGACCACG CTGGTGGCGGGCAGCGTGGTGATGGCCTTCGAGGAGGTCTGCCCGGAGCGCATCGACCTGATTCACAAGAACTACCGGAAACTCTGCAACCTGCTCATCGACGTGGAGGAGTGGGGCCAGGTGGTCATCATCAGCATGCTCACCCGCTACGCGCGCACGCAGTTCCTGAGCCCCACCCAGAAC GAATCTCTGCTGGAGGAGAACCCCGAGAAAGCCTTCTACGGCTCGGAAGACGATGAGGCCAAGGGCCCCGGCTCGGAGGAGGCGGCCACCACAGCGCTGCCCGCCCGCAAGCCCTACGTCATGGACCCCGACCACCGGCTGCTGCTGCGCAACACGAAGCCGCTGTTGCAGAGCCGCAGCGCCGCCGTGGTCATGGCGGTGGCACAGCTCTACTTCCACCTGGCGCCCAAGGCGGAGGTGGGCGTCATCGCCAAGGCGCTGGTGCGCCTGCTGCGCAGCCACAG TGAGGTGCAGTACGTGGTGCTCCAGAACGTGGCCACCATGTCCATCAAGCGCCGG GGTATGTTCGAGCCCTACCTGAAGAGCTTCTACATCAGATCCACCGACCCGACCCAGATCAAGATCCTGAAG CTGGAAGTGTTGACCAACCTGGCCAACGAGACCAACATCCCTACTGTCCTGCGGGAATTCCAG ACCTACATCCGCAGCATGGACAAGGACTTTGTAGCCGCCACGATCCAGGCCATCGGACGCTGTGCAACTAACATAGGCCGAGTCCGTGACACCTGCCTCAATGGCCTGGTGCAGCTGCTTTCCAACCGTGACG AGCTTGTGGTGGCAGAGTCCGTGGTTGTCATCAAGAAGCTGCTGCAGATGCAGCCCGCACAGCACGGAGAGATCATCAAACACCTGGCGAAGCTCACAGACAACATCCAG GTGCCCATGGCCCGAGCCAGCATCCTGTGGCTCATCGGTGAGTACTGTGAGCATGTCCCCAAGATTGCACCTGACGTCCTGAGGAAAATGGCCAAGTCCTTCACAGCAGAGGAGGACATTGTCAAGCTGCAGGTCATCAATCTGGCAGCCAAGCTCTACCTGACCAACTCTAGGCAG ACTAAGCTGCTGACCCAGTATGTGCTGAGTCTGGCCAAGTACGACCAGAACTATGATATCCGTGACCGAGCACGCTTCACCCGGCAGCTGATTGTCCCATCAGAGCAGGGGGGTGCCCTCAGCCGCCATGCCAAGAAGCTCTTCCTGGCACCCAAACCAGCCCCCGTCTTGGAGTCATCCTTCAAAG ACCGGGACCACTTCCAACTGGGCTCACTGTCCCACCTCCTCAATGCCAAGGCCACAGGCTACCAGGAGCTCCCAGACTGGCCAGAGGAAGCTCCAGACCCGTCTGTGCGAAACGTGGAG GAAGAAGATCTCTCCCTTATCGAGACCCACGTGGGCCTGCTGGGCGAATACGCGGAG GTACCTGAATGGACCAAGTGCTCAAAtcgagagaaaaggaaggagaaggagaaacccTTCTACTCGGACTCTGAGGGGGAGTCAGGCCCCACAGAGTCTGCAGACAGCG ATCCCGGGTCCGAGAGCGCCTCGGACAGTAAGAGCAGCGACCAGAGTGGCTCCGAGGAGTCCAGCAGTGAGTCTGAGAGTGAAgaccaggaggaggagaaagggaggagcagTGAGAG TGAACAGAGTgaggaggaaggtgggaagaggaagatgaagaagaggaagaaggtggCCGAGGGACAAGGAGACGGTTCATCCTCAGATGAGGGCAGTGGTTCCAGCAGTAGCTCATCAGAGTCTGAGAGGACATCAGAGACAGAGGGGGAGCAGGTGGAACCTGCtccttggaggaaaaaaaca cCTCCCAGTGGCAAAAGTGCCCCGGTAGCCAAGGAGATCTCCCTGCTTGACCTAGAGGACT TCACCCCGCCCAGTGTCcagcctgtgtctccctccacAATTGTGTCCACCAGTCTGGCTACTGACCTGGAGGGCCTGACCCTCACAGACTCCCCACTGGTGCCCTCG ctgcTGAGTCCAGCGTCAGGTGTTGGGAGGCAGGAACTGTTACACCGTGCAGCTGGTGAGGGGCTGGCTGTGGACTACACCTTCAGCCGCCAGCCTTTCCCGGGGGACCCCCACATGGTATCTGTGCACATCCACTTCTCCAACAGCTCTGATACCCCCATCAAGGGCCTGCACGTGGGCACCCCCAAACTGCCCGCCGGCATCAGCATCCAGGAATTCCCTGAAATCG AGTCGCTGGCACCTGGAGAATCTGTCACTGCTGTAATGGGCATCAATTTCTGTGACTCAACCCAGGCGGCCAACTTCCAGCTGTG TACCCAAACCCGGCAGTTCTATGTCTCCATCCAGCCACCTGTTGGGGAGCTGATGGCTCCTGTGTTCATGAGCGAGAATGAGTTCAAGAAGGAACAGG GAAAGCTGACAGGCATGAGCGAGGTCACAGAGAAGCTCACGCTGCCAGACACCTGTCGGAGTGACCACATTGTGGTGCAGAAAGTGACTACCATTGCCAACCTGGGTCGTGTCCCTTGTGGGGCATCTGATGAGTACAG
- the AP3B2 gene encoding AP-3 complex subunit beta-2 isoform X3 — MSAAPAYGEDKGGSAGPGEPEYGHDPASGGIFSSDYKRHDDLKEMLDTNKDSLKLEAMKRIVAMIARGKNASDLFPAVVKNVACKNIEDPNQLIRASALRVLSSIRVPIIVPIMMLAIKEAASDMSPYVRKTAAHAIPKLYSLDSDQKDQLIEVIEKLLADKTTLVAGSVVMAFEEVCPERIDLIHKNYRKLCNLLIDVEEWGQVVIISMLTRYARTQFLSPTQNESLLEENPEKAFYGSEDDEAKGPGSEEAATTALPARKPYVMDPDHRLLLRNTKPLLQSRSAAVVMAVAQLYFHLAPKAEVGVIAKALVRLLRSHSEVQYVVLQNVATMSIKRRGMFEPYLKSFYIRSTDPTQIKILKLEVLTNLANETNIPTVLREFQTYIRSMDKDFVAATIQAIGRCATNIGRVRDTCLNGLVQLLSNRDELVVAESVVVIKKLLQMQPAQHGEIIKHLAKLTDNIQVPMARASILWLIGEYCEHVPKIAPDVLRKMAKSFTAEEDIVKLQVINLAAKLYLTNSRQTKLLTQYVLSLAKYDQNYDIRDRARFTRQLIVPSEQGGALSRHAKKLFLAPKPAPVLESSFKDRDHFQLGSLSHLLNAKATGYQELPDWPEEAPDPSVRNVEVPEWTKCSNREKRKEKEKPFYSDSEGESGPTESADSDPGSESASDSKSSDQSGSEESSSESESEDQEEEKGRSSESEQSEEEGGKRKMKKRKKVAEGQGDGSSSDEGSGSSSSSSESERTSETEGEQVEPAPWRKKTPPSGKSAPVAKEISLLDLEDFTPPSVQPVSPSTIVSTSLATDLEGLTLTDSPLVPSLLSPASGVGRQELLHRAAGEGLAVDYTFSRQPFPGDPHMVSVHIHFSNSSDTPIKGLHVGTPKLPAGISIQEFPEIESLAPGESVTAVMGINFCDSTQAANFQLCTQTRQFYVSIQPPVGELMAPVFMSENEFKKEQGKLTGMSEVTEKLTLPDTCRSDHIVVQKVTTIANLGRVPCGASDEYRFAGRTLTSGSLVLLTLDARPTGAAQLTINSEKMVIGTMLVKDVVQALTQ, encoded by the exons ATGTCGGCCGCCCCCGCCTACGGCGAGGACAAGGGCGGCTCCGCCGGCCCCGGGGAGCCCGAGTACGGCCACGACCCGGCGAGCGGCGGCATCTTCTCCTCCGACTACAAGCG GCATGACGACCTGAAGGAGATGCTAGACACCAACAAGGATTCCCTCAAGCTGGAGGCCATGAAGAGGATTGTGGCC ATGATCGCCCGGGGAAAGAATGCCTCAGACCTGTTTCCTGCTGTGGTGAAGAACGTGGCCTGCAAGAACATAGAG GACCCCAACCAGCTGATTCGTGCCAGTGCCCTGCGTGTCCTCTCTAGCATCCGGGTGCCCATCATCGTGCCCATCATGATGCTGGCCATCAAAGAAGCTGCCTCGGACATGTCACCCTATGTACGGAAAACAGCTGCTCATGCCATCCCTAAACTCTACAG TTTGGATTCTGACCAGAAGGACCAGCTGATCGAGGTCATTGAGAAGCTTCTGGCCGACAAGACCACG CTGGTGGCGGGCAGCGTGGTGATGGCCTTCGAGGAGGTCTGCCCGGAGCGCATCGACCTGATTCACAAGAACTACCGGAAACTCTGCAACCTGCTCATCGACGTGGAGGAGTGGGGCCAGGTGGTCATCATCAGCATGCTCACCCGCTACGCGCGCACGCAGTTCCTGAGCCCCACCCAGAAC GAATCTCTGCTGGAGGAGAACCCCGAGAAAGCCTTCTACGGCTCGGAAGACGATGAGGCCAAGGGCCCCGGCTCGGAGGAGGCGGCCACCACAGCGCTGCCCGCCCGCAAGCCCTACGTCATGGACCCCGACCACCGGCTGCTGCTGCGCAACACGAAGCCGCTGTTGCAGAGCCGCAGCGCCGCCGTGGTCATGGCGGTGGCACAGCTCTACTTCCACCTGGCGCCCAAGGCGGAGGTGGGCGTCATCGCCAAGGCGCTGGTGCGCCTGCTGCGCAGCCACAG TGAGGTGCAGTACGTGGTGCTCCAGAACGTGGCCACCATGTCCATCAAGCGCCGG GGTATGTTCGAGCCCTACCTGAAGAGCTTCTACATCAGATCCACCGACCCGACCCAGATCAAGATCCTGAAG CTGGAAGTGTTGACCAACCTGGCCAACGAGACCAACATCCCTACTGTCCTGCGGGAATTCCAG ACCTACATCCGCAGCATGGACAAGGACTTTGTAGCCGCCACGATCCAGGCCATCGGACGCTGTGCAACTAACATAGGCCGAGTCCGTGACACCTGCCTCAATGGCCTGGTGCAGCTGCTTTCCAACCGTGACG AGCTTGTGGTGGCAGAGTCCGTGGTTGTCATCAAGAAGCTGCTGCAGATGCAGCCCGCACAGCACGGAGAGATCATCAAACACCTGGCGAAGCTCACAGACAACATCCAG GTGCCCATGGCCCGAGCCAGCATCCTGTGGCTCATCGGTGAGTACTGTGAGCATGTCCCCAAGATTGCACCTGACGTCCTGAGGAAAATGGCCAAGTCCTTCACAGCAGAGGAGGACATTGTCAAGCTGCAGGTCATCAATCTGGCAGCCAAGCTCTACCTGACCAACTCTAGGCAG ACTAAGCTGCTGACCCAGTATGTGCTGAGTCTGGCCAAGTACGACCAGAACTATGATATCCGTGACCGAGCACGCTTCACCCGGCAGCTGATTGTCCCATCAGAGCAGGGGGGTGCCCTCAGCCGCCATGCCAAGAAGCTCTTCCTGGCACCCAAACCAGCCCCCGTCTTGGAGTCATCCTTCAAAG ACCGGGACCACTTCCAACTGGGCTCACTGTCCCACCTCCTCAATGCCAAGGCCACAGGCTACCAGGAGCTCCCAGACTGGCCAGAGGAAGCTCCAGACCCGTCTGTGCGAAACGTGGAG GTACCTGAATGGACCAAGTGCTCAAAtcgagagaaaaggaaggagaaggagaaacccTTCTACTCGGACTCTGAGGGGGAGTCAGGCCCCACAGAGTCTGCAGACAGCG ATCCCGGGTCCGAGAGCGCCTCGGACAGTAAGAGCAGCGACCAGAGTGGCTCCGAGGAGTCCAGCAGTGAGTCTGAGAGTGAAgaccaggaggaggagaaagggaggagcagTGAGAG TGAACAGAGTgaggaggaaggtgggaagaggaagatgaagaagaggaagaaggtggCCGAGGGACAAGGAGACGGTTCATCCTCAGATGAGGGCAGTGGTTCCAGCAGTAGCTCATCAGAGTCTGAGAGGACATCAGAGACAGAGGGGGAGCAGGTGGAACCTGCtccttggaggaaaaaaaca cCTCCCAGTGGCAAAAGTGCCCCGGTAGCCAAGGAGATCTCCCTGCTTGACCTAGAGGACT TCACCCCGCCCAGTGTCcagcctgtgtctccctccacAATTGTGTCCACCAGTCTGGCTACTGACCTGGAGGGCCTGACCCTCACAGACTCCCCACTGGTGCCCTCG ctgcTGAGTCCAGCGTCAGGTGTTGGGAGGCAGGAACTGTTACACCGTGCAGCTGGTGAGGGGCTGGCTGTGGACTACACCTTCAGCCGCCAGCCTTTCCCGGGGGACCCCCACATGGTATCTGTGCACATCCACTTCTCCAACAGCTCTGATACCCCCATCAAGGGCCTGCACGTGGGCACCCCCAAACTGCCCGCCGGCATCAGCATCCAGGAATTCCCTGAAATCG AGTCGCTGGCACCTGGAGAATCTGTCACTGCTGTAATGGGCATCAATTTCTGTGACTCAACCCAGGCGGCCAACTTCCAGCTGTG TACCCAAACCCGGCAGTTCTATGTCTCCATCCAGCCACCTGTTGGGGAGCTGATGGCTCCTGTGTTCATGAGCGAGAATGAGTTCAAGAAGGAACAGG GAAAGCTGACAGGCATGAGCGAGGTCACAGAGAAGCTCACGCTGCCAGACACCTGTCGGAGTGACCACATTGTGGTGCAGAAAGTGACTACCATTGCCAACCTGGGTCGTGTCCCTTGTGGGGCATCTGATGAGTACAG